GCTGTGCTCTCGCTGGTGCTCACGTTCTTCAGCACCGCCTGCATCTGGCTACTGGCCGAAGCCGAATTCCTCGCTATCGCACTCATCGTGGTCTACGTGGGCGCGGTGATGGTGCTGTTCCTGTTCGTCGTGATGATGCTCGACATCAAGCAGGAGCAGGTGAGGGAGGGCTTCATCAAGTACCTGCCGATCGGCATCATCGTGGCCCTTATCATGCTGGGCGAGATGCTTGGCCTGATCGGTGTACGTGCCATGCATGAGACGGTGATGGGCGCCAATCCGGCTGTTCTGAATGGCGTGCCGGTCTCCAATACCGAATGGCTGGGTCATGCGCTCTATACCCAGTTCCTGCTGCCGTTTGAAATCGCCGCGCTGATCCTCACGGTGGGTGTGGTGGCTGCGGTCGCACTGACTCTGCGCCAGCGTACCGGCGTGCGCCATCAGCAGGCTTCGCAGCAGGTCCGCGTCAATGCGCGTGACCGCATACGTGTGGTGAAGATGGCGGCGGAAGTTCCCGTCGCGCCGCAGCCGGCACCGAGCAAGGAGACCACTCCATGATCACGCTTTCGCACTTCATCGTGCTCGGCGCGGTGCTCTTCTGCATCGCCCTGGCCAGCCTCTTCATCAACCGCAAGAACGTCATCGTGCTGTTGATGTCGATTGAGCTGATGCTGCTGGCGGTGAACATCAACTTCGTCGCGTTCTCGCGTTTTTACAACGACGTGGCGGGGCAGGTGTTCGTGTTCTTCATCCTTACCGTAGCCGCGGCGGAAACCGCCATCGGCCTGGCGATTCTGGTCCTGCTGTTCCGCAACCGCAGCACCATCAACGTCGCCGAAATCGACAGCATGAAGGGCTGACCCCGTGGAACTTTCTACCTCCATTCTGCTGACCATTGCCCTCGCACCGCTCGTCGGATGCGTCCTGGCGGGTTTCTTTGGCCGCTTCATCGGCCGAGCCGGATCGCACACCGTAACCATTCTTGGCGTGGCGGTTGCGTGCGGCCTGTCGTTCTACGTGCTGTACCAGATCACTGCGGGCGGTGCGCCGGTCTATAACCAGAACATCTACACCTGGTTCGACATCGGCAACTACAGCGCCCACGTCGGCTTCATGATCGATCGCCTCACCGCCATGATGATGGTGGTGGTGACCTTCGTGTCGCTGCTGGTGCACATCTACACCATCGGCTACATGGCCGAGGATCCGGGCTACCAGCGTTTCTTCAGCTACATCTCGCTGTTCACCTTCTCGATGTTGATGCTCGTGATGAGCAACAACTTCATGCAGCTGTTCTTCGGCTGGGAAGCGGTGGGTCTGGTGTCGTACCTGCTGATCGGCTTCTGGTACAAGCGCCCGACGGCGATCTTCGCCAACCTCAAGGCATTCCTGGTCAACCGTGTGGGTGACTTCGGCTTCCTGCTGGGCATCGCTGGCGTGCTGTACTTCCTGGGCACACTGGACTACGCCACTGCGTTTGCCGCTGCGCCGACTCTGGTGGGCAAGACCCTGCAGATCACCCAGAACACGCATTGGGACGCTGCCACGGTCATCTGCATCTTGTTGTTCATCGGTGCGATGGGTAAGTCGGCTCAGGTGCCGTTGCATGTGTGGCTGCCGGATTCGATGGAAGGCCCGACCCCGATTTCGGCGCTGATCCACGCCGCGACGATGGTGACCGCCGGCATCTTCATGGTGGCGCGCATGTCGCCGTTCTTCGAGCTTTCGGAGACCGCGCTCAGCTTCGTGATGATCATCGGTGCCACTGGTGCGCTGTTCACCGGCCTGATCGGCATCGTGCAGAACGACATCAAGCGCGTCGTCGCGTACTCCACGCTGTCACAGCTGGGCTACATGACGGTGGCGCTGGGCGTGTCGGCTTATGCCGGCGCCGTGTTCCATCTGATGACCCATGCGTTCTTCAAGGCGCTGCTGTTCCTGGGCGCGGGCTCGGTCATCATCGCCATGCACCATGAGCAGGACATGCGCTACATGGGCGGTCTGCGCAAGTACATGCCGATCACCTGGATCACCATGTGGATCGGTTCGCTGGCGCTGTGCGGCGTGCCGTTCTTTGCGGGCTTCTACTCGAAGGACGCGATCATCGAAGCGGTGGGCGAGTCGCATCGCGCTGGTGCCAGCTACGCCTACTTCTGCGTGATGGCCGGTGCATTCGTCACCGCGCTGTACACCTTCCGCCAGATGTACCTGACCTTCCACGGCAAAGAACGTTTCGTGGTGGTGCGCGATCATGGCCACGGTCATGGTCACGATGCTCATGCCGACCATGATGACCACCATCACGTCTCGCACAAGGATGACCATGGCCATCACGAGCAGGGCATCATGCACGAGACGCCGAAGGAGTCGCCGTGGGTGGTGACGCTGCCGCTGATCTTGCTGGCGATTCCGTCGGTCATCATTGGCGCGTTGGCGGTCAAGCCGCTGCTCTTTGGCGAGTGGTTCGGTTCCGCCATCCACGTCAACGAAGCGAACAACGTGCTCGGCGAGCTGGGCAAGGAGTTCCACGATTGGATGTCGGCAGGCCTGCACGGTTTCACGCAGCTGCCGTTCTTCCTGGTGCTCGCGGCCTTCGCCATCCAGACCTACATCTACCTGTTCAACCCGGCCTTGGCTGATCGCATCAAGAATGCGCTGAAGCCGATCTACAACGTGCTCAACCACAAGTACTGGTTCGACGCGGTGTACTACATCGTCTTTGCTCGCGGCGGCATGGCGCTGGGTCGTGCCCTCTGGAAGGGTGGCGATGCCACGATCATCGACGGTGTGCTGATCAATGGTTCGGCGAGTCTTGTGGACCGTATCGCGGGTGGCGTGCGTCGCCTGCAGTCCGGTTACCTCTATCACTATGCCTTCGCGATGATCCTCGGCCTTATCCTGCTGCTCGGCGGGTATTGGCTGGTCGGGCAATAAGGGAACCTGCTCCATGTTCAATCATTTGCTCAGCCTGCTGATCTGGCTTCCCATTCTGGGTGCCATCCCCGTGCTGCTTGCCGGCTCCAGTCGCCCCAACGCGGCGCGCTGGATCTCGCTGCTGGTGGCCATCGCAACCTTCGTGGCGAGCCTTTGCCTGCTGTCGCACTTCAATGCGGCAGACGGTGCGAAGCAGTTGCTCGAAAATCACGTGTGGATCGCTCCGCTCGGGGTCAACTATGGCCTCGGTGTCGACGGTATCTCCGTGGCGCTGATCCTGCTGACCACCTTCGTCGGCATCCTTGTGATCGTCGGCGCCTGGGAAGTCATCCAGACCAACCCGCATCAGTACATGGCTGCCATGCTGGTGCTCGAGGGCCTGATGATCGGTGTGTTCTGCGCCACCGACGCGTTGCTGTTCTACGTGTTCTTCGAGGCCATGCTGATCCCGATGTTTATTCTCATCGGTGTCTGGGGCGGTCCGCGTCGCGTTTACGCCACGC
This genomic window from Dyella terrae contains:
- the nuoK gene encoding NADH-quinone oxidoreductase subunit NuoK, which produces MITLSHFIVLGAVLFCIALASLFINRKNVIVLLMSIELMLLAVNINFVAFSRFYNDVAGQVFVFFILTVAAAETAIGLAILVLLFRNRSTINVAEIDSMKG
- a CDS encoding NADH-quinone oxidoreductase subunit J, coding for MIDPNMFQLVCFYAFAAVTVVAALGVITLRNSVHAVLSLVLTFFSTACIWLLAEAEFLAIALIVVYVGAVMVLFLFVVMMLDIKQEQVREGFIKYLPIGIIVALIMLGEMLGLIGVRAMHETVMGANPAVLNGVPVSNTEWLGHALYTQFLLPFEIAALILTVGVVAAVALTLRQRTGVRHQQASQQVRVNARDRIRVVKMAAEVPVAPQPAPSKETTP
- the nuoL gene encoding NADH-quinone oxidoreductase subunit L is translated as MELSTSILLTIALAPLVGCVLAGFFGRFIGRAGSHTVTILGVAVACGLSFYVLYQITAGGAPVYNQNIYTWFDIGNYSAHVGFMIDRLTAMMMVVVTFVSLLVHIYTIGYMAEDPGYQRFFSYISLFTFSMLMLVMSNNFMQLFFGWEAVGLVSYLLIGFWYKRPTAIFANLKAFLVNRVGDFGFLLGIAGVLYFLGTLDYATAFAAAPTLVGKTLQITQNTHWDAATVICILLFIGAMGKSAQVPLHVWLPDSMEGPTPISALIHAATMVTAGIFMVARMSPFFELSETALSFVMIIGATGALFTGLIGIVQNDIKRVVAYSTLSQLGYMTVALGVSAYAGAVFHLMTHAFFKALLFLGAGSVIIAMHHEQDMRYMGGLRKYMPITWITMWIGSLALCGVPFFAGFYSKDAIIEAVGESHRAGASYAYFCVMAGAFVTALYTFRQMYLTFHGKERFVVVRDHGHGHGHDAHADHDDHHHVSHKDDHGHHEQGIMHETPKESPWVVTLPLILLAIPSVIIGALAVKPLLFGEWFGSAIHVNEANNVLGELGKEFHDWMSAGLHGFTQLPFFLVLAAFAIQTYIYLFNPALADRIKNALKPIYNVLNHKYWFDAVYYIVFARGGMALGRALWKGGDATIIDGVLINGSASLVDRIAGGVRRLQSGYLYHYAFAMILGLILLLGGYWLVGQ